Proteins encoded within one genomic window of Gimesia sp.:
- a CDS encoding sugar phosphate isomerase/epimerase family protein, which yields MSRLKLAVATRCFGMPIRNAIKTAARIGARGIQLDVQQEVTPSSFGASGDRQFRKLLEEFNLSLASFRMPARGALVDPEFLDQRVSQIRAALEFAWRLQAPSLIIHPGLIQTDEGGNFTLICEVLNDLVRFSNHIGTELCIACGKNSPAVMRDLVSRVNAGFLGIELDPADMVLNNRNPETTIRELHPWIRAYRLRDAVREMDTDGQEVPLGRGMVMWDQFLPLVWETAYQGWLAVDRTQGDQRIEDCRRGIDYLNTILP from the coding sequence ATGTCTCGTCTGAAACTCGCCGTTGCCACCCGCTGCTTCGGCATGCCGATCAGGAATGCTATCAAAACAGCGGCCCGTATCGGAGCCCGCGGGATTCAACTTGATGTACAACAGGAAGTCACTCCATCCTCTTTCGGGGCTTCTGGAGACCGTCAGTTTCGTAAACTGCTGGAAGAGTTCAATCTCAGCCTCGCTTCATTCAGGATGCCTGCCCGGGGTGCCCTGGTCGACCCGGAATTCCTGGACCAGAGAGTGTCACAAATCCGCGCAGCCCTGGAATTCGCCTGGCGGTTACAGGCACCATCCCTGATTATTCATCCGGGGCTCATTCAGACAGATGAAGGAGGGAACTTTACTCTTATCTGTGAAGTACTCAACGATCTTGTGCGCTTTTCGAATCACATTGGTACCGAACTCTGTATCGCTTGTGGAAAGAATTCTCCTGCCGTCATGCGTGATCTGGTCTCCCGGGTCAACGCCGGCTTCCTGGGTATCGAACTCGACCCAGCCGACATGGTTCTCAACAACCGTAATCCGGAAACAACGATCCGTGAACTACATCCCTGGATTCGCGCCTATCGTCTGCGCGATGCCGTTCGTGAAATGGATACCGACGGCCAGGAAGTTCCTCTGGGCAGGGGTATGGTCATGTGGGACCAGTTCCTGCCTCTGGTCTGGGAAACCGCCTATCAGGGCTGGCTCGCCGTGGATCGCACGCAGGGCGACCAGCGAATAGAAGACTGTCGGCGGGGAATCGATTACCTCAATACAATCCTTCCCTGA
- the scpB gene encoding SMC-Scp complex subunit ScpB, producing MAKVEAVLFVADGAISTRKIAQLATLANAKEAKELIDQLNDALAASQSAFHIKRVATGYRMMTHPQFSFWLNKLHQRQAALKLSPPAMETLAIVVYRQPITRADIESVRGVQSAEMLKQLMDRGLVRIGGKDDSLGRPFLYETTRKFLEIFGLKNLDDLPMAEMLRPTPEEPAKAVTEEAAEETEDTSESEEVAELSTDAEEQTEEISDVEESDTFEDFEDEDSEEDLEAA from the coding sequence ATGGCAAAAGTTGAAGCAGTACTCTTTGTGGCAGATGGTGCGATCTCGACAAGAAAGATTGCTCAACTGGCGACCCTGGCCAATGCCAAGGAAGCCAAAGAGCTCATCGACCAGCTCAACGACGCGCTGGCGGCCAGCCAGTCCGCGTTTCACATCAAGCGGGTTGCCACCGGTTACCGCATGATGACGCATCCCCAGTTCTCGTTCTGGCTCAACAAACTTCATCAGCGACAGGCGGCTCTCAAACTCTCCCCTCCCGCGATGGAGACTTTGGCGATCGTCGTTTATCGCCAACCCATTACCCGAGCGGACATTGAATCCGTTCGTGGCGTCCAGAGTGCCGAAATGCTGAAGCAGTTGATGGACCGCGGCCTGGTTCGTATCGGTGGTAAAGATGATTCGCTCGGCCGTCCCTTTCTATATGAAACCACGCGCAAGTTTCTGGAAATTTTCGGCTTGAAAAATCTGGATGATCTCCCCATGGCCGAAATGCTCCGTCCCACTCCTGAGGAGCCGGCGAAAGCCGTGACGGAAGAGGCCGCTGAGGAAACTGAAGATACCAGTGAGTCCGAAGAAGTCGCTGAACTCTCGACTGATGCCGAAGAGCAGACAGAAGAAATATCCGACGTCGAAGAGTCTGATACTTTCGAAGACTTTGAGGATGAAGATTCAGAAGAAGACCTCGAAGCTGCCTGA
- a CDS encoding prolyl oligopeptidase family serine peptidase has product MHRSLCSHFVLALAFFALLVSAPVILSAQDAPPADRKKLEAELQELQQQIQTLKQNPQIERSLLADVEIYAKAAEWILRHKEFYKPQYVKETYQVLETGRQRASQLAAGKPEWTDPKGTVLFGYYSKIDGSVQPYALTFPADFKQKSSQRWPLHVELHGRGGRRNEVFFIMHPNGRGPRKDHDWLHLDPFGRTDNGWRWSGEVDVHEAIADVKKRYLIDKQRITLRGFSMGGAGAWHLGLHYPSEWCGVGPGAGFVDFYQYQNHKEKLPPYQDKTLHIYDSIDYALNAADVPVVTYGGGKDKQLVSSTRMVEKAEELDIKIPLYISPEAAHQSRMPAYQDFLAQLLKISKEGRPAWPGRKQIRFITYTPKFNECEWLNIEELDQMYEPTTVEGGLNEESGNLELTTDNVAALSIARDIAPKVELDGTLLPLESAASGLLPQVYFVKSNSGWDVLKYDDSKAFIENSNLRKRRNLQGPIDDAFTLPFVCVKGTGTPWTPEQQAWSQSVLSLFEKEFDKWLRGKVPVITDKEVTDQTIADKNLILFGDPGSNALIAKIVEDLPIQWSKDQITVNGKTYDTKDHGVALIYPNPLNPTRYVVINSGHTMHEKDFRASNSWLFPKLGDIAVIKFKQNKDGNFENETVWAELFDSNWELP; this is encoded by the coding sequence ATGCATCGCAGCCTCTGCTCCCACTTTGTACTCGCGCTGGCATTCTTCGCCTTACTGGTATCTGCTCCCGTAATTCTCTCTGCCCAGGACGCACCTCCTGCAGATCGCAAGAAACTCGAAGCAGAACTTCAGGAACTGCAACAGCAGATTCAGACACTTAAACAAAATCCCCAGATCGAACGCTCCCTGCTCGCCGACGTGGAAATTTATGCGAAAGCAGCAGAGTGGATTTTACGCCACAAGGAATTTTACAAACCACAGTACGTCAAAGAGACCTACCAGGTTCTCGAAACCGGACGCCAGCGAGCCAGTCAACTCGCAGCAGGCAAACCCGAGTGGACTGATCCGAAGGGTACGGTGCTCTTCGGATACTACTCGAAGATCGATGGCTCCGTACAACCGTATGCTTTGACCTTTCCTGCAGACTTCAAACAGAAATCCAGCCAGCGCTGGCCCCTGCATGTGGAACTGCATGGCCGAGGAGGCAGACGCAACGAAGTCTTCTTTATCATGCATCCAAATGGCAGAGGACCGCGTAAAGATCACGACTGGTTGCACCTTGATCCCTTTGGCCGGACAGATAACGGTTGGCGCTGGAGTGGAGAAGTTGACGTACATGAAGCGATCGCCGATGTCAAAAAACGTTACCTGATCGACAAACAGCGGATCACCCTGCGTGGTTTCTCCATGGGAGGCGCTGGTGCCTGGCATCTGGGACTGCATTATCCCTCTGAATGGTGTGGCGTGGGACCGGGAGCGGGCTTTGTCGATTTCTACCAGTATCAGAATCATAAAGAGAAACTGCCTCCCTATCAGGATAAAACTCTGCACATTTATGACTCCATCGACTACGCCCTCAACGCTGCGGACGTTCCAGTCGTGACCTACGGAGGCGGAAAAGACAAGCAGCTGGTCTCGAGCACTCGGATGGTCGAAAAGGCTGAAGAACTGGATATCAAAATCCCCCTGTATATCAGCCCCGAGGCGGCACATCAGTCACGGATGCCCGCTTATCAGGATTTCCTTGCACAGTTGCTGAAGATCTCCAAAGAGGGACGCCCCGCCTGGCCGGGCCGCAAGCAGATCCGCTTTATTACATACACTCCCAAGTTCAATGAATGCGAATGGCTCAACATCGAAGAGCTGGACCAGATGTACGAGCCGACCACCGTCGAAGGGGGACTGAATGAGGAATCAGGAAATCTGGAGCTGACCACTGACAATGTGGCTGCCCTTTCCATCGCCCGTGATATCGCTCCCAAAGTCGAACTGGACGGGACCCTGCTTCCGCTGGAGTCGGCAGCCAGCGGACTGCTGCCTCAGGTCTACTTTGTCAAAAGTAACAGCGGCTGGGATGTGCTCAAATACGACGATTCCAAAGCCTTCATCGAAAACTCGAATCTACGCAAACGCCGCAATCTGCAGGGGCCGATCGACGACGCCTTCACCCTGCCCTTTGTTTGCGTGAAAGGGACTGGCACTCCCTGGACTCCCGAACAACAGGCCTGGTCGCAATCCGTTCTCTCTCTTTTCGAGAAAGAATTCGACAAGTGGTTGCGAGGGAAGGTTCCCGTCATCACAGATAAAGAGGTTACGGATCAGACCATCGCCGACAAGAACCTGATTCTGTTCGGAGACCCTGGCTCCAATGCGTTGATCGCCAAAATTGTCGAAGACCTGCCGATCCAATGGTCGAAAGATCAGATCACCGTCAATGGGAAGACCTATGATACCAAGGACCATGGAGTTGCCCTGATCTATCCCAACCCGCTGAATCCGACGCGGTATGTGGTCATCAATTCCGGGCATACCATGCATGAAAAAGATTTCCGCGCTTCCAATTCCTGGCTGTTCCCCAAGCTGGGTGATATCGCCGTCATCAAGTTCAAACAGAACAAAGATGGCAATTTCGAGAATGAAACGGTCTGGGCTGAACTCTTCGACAGCAACTGGGAACTTCCCTGA
- a CDS encoding SLC13 family permease — translation MDWHIVVTFLVLAGVICSLTFLRAGADTILMGGLTILIVSGIVPVDQAMQGFANEGLLAVAFLFVVSEGIRQTGGFSFTGQQLLGHPKSLTDAQARVMVPSAILSAFLNNTPVVAMMMPVISDWAKKMRISISHLMLPLSYAAILGGLCTLVGTSTTLVVNGLLQSQTDRPALTMFEIAWIGVPVMVAGLIYLLVCSRWLLPERKPAITPMDDPREYTVEMVVEPGCPLIGKTIEQAGLRHLPGMYLMEIDRADDVIAAVSSNERLAANDQLVFVGVVESVIDLQKIPGLKPATDQLFKLSGPRSERCLIEAVVSDSFRFLNMSIRTAKFRSNYNAAVIAVARNGQRINKKIGDIELQRGDTLLIEAHPSFIDQQRNSREFFLVSQVEDSTPPRHERAWIARLILLAMIGMVAVFNIPMLVAAMVAAGLMTATRCCSATEAKRSIDWGVLITIAAGLGIGQAIDNSGAARLIANGFTGMANDSPLIVLAILSFITLVFTNLITAKATATLIFPITVATANALGVDLMPFVIAIIISAAACFATPIGYQTNLMVFGPGGYKYGDYLRIGGPLTLIVWLLTVIVVPLVWPFHP, via the coding sequence ATGGACTGGCACATCGTAGTCACGTTTCTCGTTTTAGCAGGAGTAATCTGCTCTCTGACGTTTCTACGTGCCGGCGCTGATACGATTTTGATGGGTGGTCTGACCATTCTCATCGTCTCCGGCATCGTTCCCGTCGATCAGGCTATGCAGGGGTTTGCCAACGAAGGCCTGCTGGCAGTCGCGTTTCTGTTCGTGGTTAGTGAAGGTATTCGGCAGACCGGTGGCTTCTCCTTCACGGGCCAGCAACTACTGGGACATCCGAAATCCCTGACCGATGCGCAGGCCCGCGTGATGGTGCCTTCCGCCATCCTGAGTGCATTCCTGAATAACACTCCCGTCGTCGCCATGATGATGCCCGTCATTTCTGACTGGGCCAAGAAAATGCGGATCTCCATTTCGCATCTGATGCTGCCTCTCAGCTATGCCGCGATTCTGGGAGGGCTCTGTACCCTGGTCGGCACCAGCACCACCCTGGTGGTCAATGGGCTGCTGCAGAGTCAGACAGATCGCCCTGCACTGACCATGTTTGAAATCGCCTGGATCGGAGTTCCGGTCATGGTTGCGGGACTGATTTATCTGCTGGTCTGCTCTCGCTGGCTGCTCCCCGAGCGAAAACCGGCGATCACTCCCATGGATGATCCTCGAGAATACACGGTAGAAATGGTCGTTGAACCTGGCTGCCCTCTGATAGGCAAAACCATCGAACAGGCCGGTCTGCGTCATCTGCCCGGCATGTACCTGATGGAAATCGACCGGGCCGATGATGTGATCGCCGCGGTCTCCTCGAATGAACGACTGGCCGCCAACGATCAGCTGGTCTTCGTGGGCGTTGTTGAATCGGTCATCGATCTGCAGAAAATCCCCGGCCTCAAACCAGCCACCGACCAGTTGTTCAAACTCTCCGGCCCCCGCTCCGAACGCTGCCTGATTGAAGCGGTTGTCTCAGACAGCTTTCGGTTTCTCAACATGTCCATCCGCACCGCGAAGTTTCGCTCCAATTACAACGCTGCGGTTATCGCGGTGGCGCGAAATGGTCAGCGGATCAATAAGAAGATTGGTGACATTGAACTGCAGCGAGGCGACACATTGCTCATCGAAGCACACCCCTCGTTCATCGATCAGCAACGGAACTCCCGTGAATTCTTCCTGGTCAGCCAGGTCGAAGATTCCACGCCTCCAAGACACGAACGCGCCTGGATCGCCCGGCTGATCCTGTTGGCCATGATCGGCATGGTCGCCGTGTTCAACATTCCGATGCTTGTGGCCGCTATGGTGGCTGCCGGTCTGATGACCGCTACCCGCTGCTGCAGTGCCACGGAAGCCAAACGCTCGATTGACTGGGGAGTGCTGATCACCATCGCAGCCGGACTGGGAATCGGACAGGCCATCGATAACTCTGGTGCCGCCAGACTGATTGCCAATGGTTTTACCGGAATGGCTAACGATAGTCCTCTGATCGTCCTCGCGATTCTCTCATTCATCACCCTGGTCTTCACGAATCTGATTACCGCCAAAGCCACTGCAACACTGATCTTTCCGATCACGGTCGCTACAGCCAATGCCCTTGGTGTGGACCTGATGCCGTTCGTGATTGCCATCATCATTTCCGCAGCCGCCTGTTTCGCCACCCCCATCGGCTACCAGACCAACCTGATGGTCTTCGGGCCCGGGGGGTATAAATATGGTGACTATCTGCGTATAGGCGGCCCGCTGACTTTGATTGTCTGGTTATTGACAGTCATCGTCGTACCTCTTGTCTGGCCCTTCCATCCCTGA
- a CDS encoding 3'(2'),5'-bisphosphate nucleotidase, whose product MTETLEQELKTALLAVRQAALICRTVQSAITDEVLEKKDKSPVTIADFSSQAVICRALHNAFPKDPIIGEEDAAELKGPENREFLEKIVAELTADGIQDTTPENVCTWIDYGGAKTYSDRFWTLDPIDGTKGFLRKEQYAVSLALIVEGKIVLGVLGCPNLPFPGENPTAGTLYYAIAGQGAYALPLVREQEPKRIRVTTTADFSESRFCESVESGHSSHSHSQQLAERLGISKEPRRLDSQAKYAVVAQGEADIYMRLPTRPGYREKIWDHAAGVLLVEEAGGEVTDIHGNPLQFDQGYELKNNQGVIVTNGHLHSLLIQSLDELEF is encoded by the coding sequence ATGACAGAAACTTTGGAACAGGAATTAAAGACGGCACTCCTGGCAGTCAGACAGGCTGCTTTGATCTGCAGAACAGTTCAATCTGCCATCACGGATGAAGTCCTCGAAAAAAAAGATAAGAGCCCGGTTACGATCGCAGATTTCAGCAGTCAGGCCGTTATCTGTCGTGCACTCCACAACGCATTCCCGAAAGATCCGATCATCGGAGAAGAAGATGCCGCTGAACTGAAAGGACCGGAAAACCGGGAGTTCCTGGAAAAGATTGTCGCAGAACTGACTGCTGACGGTATTCAGGATACGACTCCTGAAAATGTCTGTACCTGGATCGATTACGGCGGCGCCAAAACATACAGCGACCGGTTCTGGACTCTCGACCCCATTGATGGAACCAAAGGCTTTTTACGCAAAGAACAGTACGCGGTTTCACTTGCTTTGATCGTAGAGGGAAAAATCGTACTCGGCGTGCTGGGCTGTCCCAACCTGCCCTTTCCCGGGGAAAACCCAACCGCGGGGACGCTCTACTACGCGATCGCTGGACAAGGTGCATACGCCCTTCCCCTCGTTCGCGAACAGGAGCCGAAACGCATCCGCGTGACCACCACTGCCGATTTTTCGGAATCCCGCTTTTGTGAATCCGTCGAATCGGGACACAGTTCACACAGCCACTCTCAGCAGCTGGCGGAACGACTGGGGATCAGCAAAGAGCCCCGGCGTCTGGACAGTCAGGCTAAATACGCTGTCGTCGCCCAGGGTGAGGCTGACATTTACATGCGGCTGCCCACACGCCCCGGTTATCGCGAGAAAATCTGGGATCATGCGGCGGGAGTTTTGCTGGTTGAAGAAGCCGGAGGGGAAGTCACTGATATCCACGGCAACCCGCTGCAATTTGACCAGGGATATGAACTGAAAAATAATCAGGGCGTGATCGTCACCAACGGACACCTGCACTCGCTCCTGATCCAGTCTCTGGACGAACTCGAATTTTAA
- a CDS encoding Gfo/Idh/MocA family oxidoreductase — MGKKTIRIGIVGAGANTKARHIPGFQAIDDVELAGVVNSTQASTDKVARKYGIPQTYSHWQELVEDPEIDAVVIGTWPDLHCEITCMALEAGKHVLTEARMARNLEEARKMLKVSQARPDLIAQIVPSPFGLKYNNEIIKLISHQYLGQLREVIVQGADDAFWDYSKKMHWRLDKEISGNNMLTMGILHETLSRWVPATERVFAQSSIFEPVRPSATDQGNADVTLPDSLQIVSRLRGGANAIYHLSGTILFGPGLQIHLYGSLGTIKVQFTPEEKIFVGHMGEDKLKEIQVPQEEISGWRVESEFIGAIRGEEVVHFTDFATGVKYMEFSEAVARSCEQNQPVALPL, encoded by the coding sequence ATGGGAAAAAAAACGATCCGGATTGGAATTGTTGGCGCAGGAGCAAATACAAAAGCGCGACACATTCCGGGATTTCAGGCGATTGATGACGTCGAACTCGCAGGCGTTGTGAACTCAACTCAAGCCTCTACAGATAAAGTTGCCCGGAAATACGGTATTCCGCAAACCTACTCCCACTGGCAGGAACTTGTGGAAGACCCGGAAATCGACGCCGTTGTGATCGGCACCTGGCCTGATCTGCACTGTGAGATCACCTGCATGGCACTCGAAGCAGGAAAGCACGTGCTTACCGAGGCCAGAATGGCACGTAACCTGGAAGAAGCGCGCAAGATGCTGAAAGTCTCCCAGGCGCGCCCCGACCTGATCGCCCAGATCGTTCCCAGCCCTTTCGGGCTGAAATACAACAATGAAATCATCAAGCTGATTTCTCATCAGTATCTGGGTCAATTGCGGGAAGTCATCGTTCAGGGGGCCGACGATGCCTTCTGGGATTACAGCAAAAAAATGCACTGGCGTCTCGATAAAGAAATCAGTGGCAACAATATGCTCACTATGGGCATCCTGCACGAGACCCTCAGCCGCTGGGTGCCTGCCACCGAACGCGTATTTGCCCAGTCTTCAATCTTCGAACCCGTTCGTCCCTCAGCGACAGACCAGGGCAACGCCGACGTGACTCTCCCTGACAGCCTGCAGATCGTGTCTCGCCTGCGGGGAGGCGCCAACGCCATCTATCACCTGAGTGGAACAATTCTCTTTGGACCAGGTCTGCAGATTCACCTGTATGGCAGCCTCGGTACCATCAAAGTTCAATTCACTCCTGAAGAGAAAATCTTTGTTGGTCACATGGGAGAGGATAAGCTCAAAGAAATCCAGGTTCCTCAGGAAGAAATCAGCGGCTGGCGTGTGGAATCGGAATTCATTGGTGCCATCCGTGGAGAGGAAGTCGTACACTTCACTGATTTCGCCACCGGCGTCAAATACATGGAGTTTTCCGAAGCTGTTGCCCGGAGCTGTGAGCAGAATCAGCCTGTCGCGCTTCCGCTGTAA
- the lpxB gene encoding lipid-A-disaccharide synthase — MHLFFSVGEPSGDQHTAHLIEEIRTRRPNARFSAFGGPEMQAAGCHLEVRLTDYAVMGILNVLPLIFKFIQLIRQVGAYLEQERPDAVILVDFPGFNWWVAKKAKALGIPVFYYLPPQLWAWAPWRIRRVRKNVDYILSGLQFEKQWYESRGINVDYIGHPFFDEVVSRKLQQDTLTELKQSAPQIVGVLPGSRTNEVTRNFPVMLQTIRRLSQQFPDAIFPIACYRESHLELCQNFIREQQAEDLPLKLYLKKTPEIIEAADCCLMVSGSVSLEMLARKTPAVVLYRSHWGMYFLGQLLITCKYMSLPNLIAGREIMPEFPSVGNPNKVVTKMSTILAEWLSSPLALERARSELTSLYNETVIPGASAHAAEAILSHTGVQISSKAAA; from the coding sequence ATGCATCTCTTTTTTTCAGTAGGCGAACCCAGTGGAGATCAGCACACGGCTCACCTGATCGAAGAAATTCGCACTCGCCGCCCCAACGCTCGTTTCTCCGCCTTCGGAGGGCCAGAAATGCAGGCTGCCGGCTGTCACCTTGAAGTTCGGTTGACCGATTATGCCGTCATGGGCATTCTCAACGTTTTGCCACTGATTTTCAAATTCATCCAGCTGATCAGGCAAGTCGGCGCCTACCTTGAACAGGAGCGTCCCGACGCCGTGATCCTTGTGGATTTCCCCGGATTCAACTGGTGGGTCGCGAAAAAAGCCAAAGCCCTGGGTATTCCGGTTTTTTATTATCTGCCTCCTCAACTCTGGGCCTGGGCCCCCTGGCGCATTCGACGGGTCCGTAAAAATGTGGATTACATCCTCTCCGGACTCCAGTTTGAAAAACAATGGTATGAATCGCGAGGAATCAACGTCGATTACATCGGGCATCCCTTCTTTGATGAAGTGGTTTCCCGGAAGCTGCAACAGGACACCCTTACCGAGTTGAAACAGTCCGCTCCGCAGATTGTAGGTGTACTCCCCGGCTCCCGTACAAATGAGGTCACGCGTAACTTCCCTGTGATGCTACAGACGATTCGTCGCCTCTCTCAACAATTTCCCGACGCCATCTTTCCGATTGCCTGCTACCGGGAATCACACCTTGAACTCTGTCAGAACTTTATTCGAGAACAACAGGCTGAAGATTTACCACTGAAGCTCTATCTCAAAAAGACTCCGGAAATCATCGAAGCCGCTGACTGCTGCCTGATGGTCTCCGGATCGGTCAGTCTGGAAATGCTGGCCCGCAAAACGCCAGCCGTTGTGCTGTATCGCAGCCACTGGGGCATGTATTTCCTGGGACAACTGCTGATCACGTGCAAATACATGTCACTCCCCAACCTGATTGCAGGTCGGGAAATCATGCCGGAATTTCCCTCTGTGGGAAATCCGAACAAAGTCGTGACTAAAATGTCGACGATCCTGGCTGAGTGGCTCAGCAGCCCCCTGGCGCTGGAACGGGCCCGGTCAGAGCTCACATCGCTGTATAACGAGACCGTCATACCCGGTGCCTCCGCACATGCAGCAGAGGCCATATTGAGCCATACCGGAGTCCAGATCAGCTCCAAAGCAGCCGCCTGA
- the rplU gene encoding 50S ribosomal protein L21, with translation MFVVIEDGSHQYTIQEGDTLTIDYRATATEGDSITFESVLLANGGGASSIGTPAIEGASVEAEVVNPEVKGEKLEIQKFRRRKNSRRHTGHRQKYTTVRIKSITVPGLEIVEAQETEPAATEA, from the coding sequence ATGTTTGTAGTAATCGAAGATGGCAGCCATCAATATACGATTCAGGAAGGCGATACCCTGACAATCGACTACCGTGCTACAGCAACAGAAGGCGATTCCATCACTTTTGAAAGCGTGCTGCTCGCCAATGGTGGCGGCGCCAGCTCGATCGGCACCCCGGCCATCGAAGGTGCATCGGTCGAAGCCGAAGTCGTGAACCCAGAGGTCAAAGGCGAGAAACTCGAAATTCAGAAGTTCCGTCGCCGTAAGAACTCTCGTCGTCACACAGGTCACCGCCAGAAATACACCACCGTTCGCATCAAATCGATCACCGTGCCTGGCCTGGAAATTGTGGAAGCACAAGAAACAGAACCTGCTGCCACTGAAGCCTAA
- a CDS encoding Rne/Rng family ribonuclease, producing the protein MKKEMLINVLQPEESRIAIVEDGILEELYVERNSLENLVGNIYKGKVVNIEPSIQAAFVDFGVGRNGFLHVSDIEYQYYRHITENGENKASRGRNSKGRRINERSVANKPPIQEILKRGSEVLVQVIKEGIGNKGPTLSTYISIPGRYLVIMPGLQRVGISRKITDEDVRKQLRTILTQLAPPPGLGFIVRTAGIDRSAEDLQRDLNYLLRLWGTIVGRIKKLPAPVEIYSESDMMIRTIRDIYNSEIDTLYIDEPTAYQRARDFMKVVLPKHVNRIKHYTGSDPIFYNSNLDDEICSIQNRHVPMKGGGSIVIDQTEALVAIDVNSGNYRADDNAEKTAFKVNMKAAEEISRQIRLRDLGGVIVIDFIDMREEKHRRSVERRLRDLVKRDRARTKVLRISPFGLIEMTRQRIRPSLRRSMYEDCPSCRGTGQVKTAESMAIEVMRTLMTTVYKKNIARLVLNVHENVANYLNNKRRKDINSLEESSNTVIAINARTDVEPEHLTARCYDDIGNEVNF; encoded by the coding sequence ATGAAAAAGGAAATGCTGATTAATGTCCTCCAGCCGGAGGAAAGTCGAATCGCCATCGTTGAAGATGGTATTCTCGAAGAACTGTATGTCGAGCGCAACAGCCTCGAAAACCTGGTAGGAAATATCTACAAGGGTAAAGTCGTCAATATCGAGCCCAGTATTCAGGCCGCATTTGTCGATTTCGGCGTTGGACGGAATGGCTTTCTGCACGTCAGTGATATCGAATACCAGTACTACAGACACATCACAGAGAACGGTGAAAACAAGGCTTCACGGGGTAGAAACTCCAAAGGCCGCCGTATCAACGAACGCAGCGTCGCCAACAAACCACCGATCCAGGAAATCCTGAAACGCGGCAGCGAAGTGCTGGTCCAGGTAATCAAAGAAGGGATCGGCAACAAAGGCCCTACGCTTTCTACCTACATCAGTATTCCCGGCCGTTACCTGGTCATTATGCCCGGACTGCAGCGGGTTGGCATCAGCCGCAAAATCACTGATGAAGACGTGAGAAAACAGCTGCGTACCATCCTGACACAGCTGGCACCTCCGCCGGGACTGGGTTTTATTGTCCGTACTGCAGGTATTGATCGCTCTGCCGAAGATCTGCAACGCGACCTGAATTACCTGCTCCGTCTCTGGGGAACCATCGTCGGGCGCATCAAGAAACTACCGGCGCCTGTCGAAATCTACTCAGAGTCCGACATGATGATTCGCACGATACGCGACATCTACAACAGCGAAATCGACACGCTCTATATCGACGAACCCACGGCTTACCAGCGGGCTCGCGACTTCATGAAAGTCGTCCTGCCTAAGCACGTCAATCGCATTAAGCACTACACCGGCAGTGATCCGATTTTCTACAACAGCAACCTGGATGATGAAATCTGCAGCATCCAGAACCGGCATGTGCCCATGAAAGGTGGCGGCTCAATCGTAATCGACCAGACCGAAGCCCTGGTTGCGATCGACGTTAACAGTGGTAACTACCGGGCTGATGACAATGCTGAAAAAACAGCTTTCAAAGTCAACATGAAGGCCGCGGAAGAAATCAGCCGCCAGATTCGCCTGCGAGACCTCGGCGGAGTGATCGTAATCGATTTCATCGACATGCGGGAAGAAAAGCACCGTCGGTCCGTCGAACGTCGACTACGCGATCTGGTCAAACGAGACCGTGCCCGCACTAAAGTACTCCGCATCAGCCCCTTCGGTCTGATTGAAATGACCCGCCAGAGAATTCGTCCCTCCCTCCGCAGGAGCATGTACGAAGACTGTCCTTCCTGCCGGGGAACGGGCCAGGTCAAAACAGCAGAAAGCATGGCCATCGAAGTCATGCGGACCCTGATGACCACGGTCTACAAGAAAAACATCGCGAGGCTGGTGCTGAATGTACATGAAAATGTGGCTAATTACCTGAATAATAAACGACGCAAAGATATCAACAGCCTCGAAGAATCATCGAACACTGTCATCGCAATTAACGCCCGTACAGATGTCGAGCCAGAACATCTCACCGCACGTTGTTACGACGATATTGGAAATGAAGTGAATTTCTAG